The DNA sequence GGTGTTGTTTGCGATCTTACCTGCTATTGGCCAAAAAGCAGCCTTTGTGGATAGTTTGCAACAGATGCTGCTGGAAATCACAGAAGATTCTGTAAGGGTGCGCATTTTGACAGAAATTGCCTATGAATATTGGTGGGATGAAAATTTTGATAAGGCACTTCCTTACGCCGAAGAAGCCCTGGATCTCGCTGAAAAAACAGGCCCTAGATTTTTAAAAATACTGCCGTACCAGGCTCTCATTGATATTTTGTATTACCAAGGAGAATTCGAGCAGGTGGCAATATACCTCCCTAAATTACAGACCTTGGTAGAAGAAGCCAAGGATACCACGGGAATGCAGTTTTTGTACCAGACCAAAGCCGTTCTACAGGATTATGTTGAGCGACCAGACTCTGGCCTTTTTTATTATCAGAAAGCATTAGCCTTAAATACTTCTCCAAAAGACACCTATATGGAGGCGAGTATTTATAATAACATTGGCGTCATTTATCTTAACATTGAGCTATATGATCGTGCTAGATCTTACTTGTGGAAATCCAACACGAACTCAAAAATAATCGAGAACGACTATTTGCTAAGCTTTACGCTCCTCAACTTAGGCTATTCCTATTTGGAGCAAGCACTGTACGATTCGGCGGCCTATTATCTAGCAGAAGCCCACACCTATGCAATAGCATCTGAATTTAAAGAAAGCCTGGGAAATGTCCTTACTTATGAGGGCTTACTGTTCTTGGAAACAGGCCAGATTGAGCGGGCAGAAGAAGCCTTGAATGAGGCTAAAGAAATTTTTGTGACCTATGGGTACAAGCAAAACCTGGGTTCATTGCTCCCTTATCTGGCAGATTTGAAATTTCGCCAAGGAAAATTCGACGAAGCTCTTCGCCTTGCTAAAGAGGCCGATGTCATCAATCATCCCCTGCATGCACGACCCTACCTGGCTGTGAGTGCTAAGGTAATTGCCAATGCTTATGAGCAACTGGGTGATTCGGACAACGCCATTAAGTTTCTACGCAAATACAATGATTTAAAAGATACCATTCACCGTAATATCCTCCTCCAACAGCTTGCTACCTTGGAAGTTGAGTATCGTCTTACGGATACAGAAGCTGAACTTGCTGTAATAAAAAGCGAAAAAGAAAAAGAGCAGCTAAAATCACAACTCAGAACCTACCTTTTGCTCATCGCGGCTTTATTACTCCTTGTTGTCATTGGAGCTGTTTGGTATTTATATGCTGCTAATCGAGAAAAAACCAACCACAATAAGCGGTTGGCAGCTGAAGTGGCCGCAAGAACCGCAGACCTCAAAAATAGTAATGAGCAGCTAAGAGATTACATCGGAGAATTACAAAATTTCACTCACGTAACCAGTCATGATCTCAAAGAACCATTACGCAACATTTCTGGATTTACCAGTCTGCTTGAACGAAGAATGGCGGCTTCACTTACCGATGAAACCCTTGAGTTTATGGAGCTGATTCGCGCCAACGCACAACAAATGCACCGCCTGATCGAAGGGATCAAATTTTATTCTACACTCGACCCTCAAGGCCAGCATGAATTGGAGATGGAAGCAATAAATCTTTCCGATATGATGGAAGATACCCGTACCAGCTTATCGGCCCTTTTACAGGAAAAAGGTGGCCTTATAACCCTGACGGGTGACCTTAATATCATTCATACTGCCCCGGAAGTTCTACAGTTGGTCTTGAAAAATATCATTGAAAATGGCCTCAAGTACAATCGATCAGAGGTACCCGAGGTCATCGTGAAGGCAACCGCAACCGAAAACAATTACGAAATTGCGATAAGTGACAATGGTATTGGTATCGCTAAGGAGTTCCAGGATCAAATCTTCCAGATGTTCAAACGCTTGCATACACGACAGGAGTTTGAAGGAACGGGCATGGGCTTAGCGATATGCAAAAAGATAATCCGCCGACTAGGAGGCGAAATTAGCATCGAAAGTGAAGAAGGAGAAGGCAGCACATTTCTGGTGCAGCTGCCGCGCTAGATAAACAACGCTAATATCTTTGTACCATGATGAAAGGGCTCAAAATAGCAATGCTCCTCCTCCTTTTGATCGCTGCTGCAACGATCCTTAACTATCATTATGTAGAAAAGCAGACGGCTCCTTATGTATTTGTGGATACAGAGGATATTCCCGTGCGTAAAGTAGGTCTGGTGCTAGGTACCTCAAAGTATTTAGCCAATGGGCAAATCAACCTTTATTACCGCTACCGAATTGCGGCAGCTTACGAACTATTCGCCGCAGGAAAAGTAAAATTTCTCTTACTTAGCGGAGACAACGGGACCAAAGCATACAATGAACCTGCGCAGATGAGAGAAGATTTGGTGAAGCTCGGTGTTCCAGCAGAACGCATTTACTTAGACTATGCTGGCTTTCGTACCTTAGACTCGGTGGTGCGGGCCCGGGAAATTTTTGGGCAGCAATCATTGACTTGTATTTCGCAGCCTTTTCACCTTGCAAGAGCTATCTACCTCGGTCGACACCAGGGACTTGATATAAACGGCTATGCCGCAAAGGAAGTTACGCTTTCCTACGGTTACAGCGTGATACTTCGGGAATACCTGGCACGGATGAAAATGCAGTTAGATTTATTGTTTGGCAAAACGCCTAAGTTTTTAGGTGAAAAAATAACGATTGAATAGGCCGTATGCCCAGATACGGTGTTTGCTAAAAAAAAACTTATGGAATCACAAGAACAACTCAGTTACCCTGTCGGGAAATTTGTGCCGACTTCGTCTCCATCCATTGACACCCTCACCCAGTGGCGGCAAATTATTGCTGATTTTCCCGCCCGGTTGCGTGCCGAAACCAGTGATTTAACAACCGAAGCATTGGCCTTCCGTTACCGCCCTGGCGGCTGGACGATCCAACAAGTTGTTCATCACTGCGCAGACAGCCACATGAATGCACTCGTCCGCTTCAAGCTGGCACTTACGGAAGAGCATCCTACCATCAATCCTTACAAGGAGGCCGCTTGGGCCGAAATGGACGATTATCAATTGCCCATTGAAATTTCGCTCGCTATTCTGGAAGGGTTGCACCACCGTTGGGTCACGTTGTTAGAGCACATGCATACGGAGCAATACCAACGTTCCTTCTTTCATCCGCAACACGGTATTCCATTTAGTTTGACATTGGCCTTGGACAATTACCAATGGCACTGCCGACACCACTTGGCGCATGTACAACAAGCAAAGCAATTGAAATTCTAGGCCCTTCCTTAATTCCTTTTGCGATTCCGTATCTTTGCCCAATGGAAGCAACCGCCACTTTTTTGAACCATCTTTCCCAGGCGTTCAACGACCAACAGTTGAGCAAACTGACCTTGAGTAAAAACCGCAGTGCTCAGTCGGATTTGAAAAATGTCTACGGGCGTTTGGTATTGATTAAAGACGAAGCTCATCTTTCTTGTACACTACGTTTTGCGACGCGCGACGAAACCAAAAACTTCTCGCTTACGGAAGCGACTGCGGCTATTGAAAAATGGCTCACGGAGGATTTTCGCCAGGCGGAGTTGTTTACCGTCACGGAGCAGTTCAGTTTGATGATCAGCAAAAAAGGCAAGGGTTTATTGCGCACCCGTACCATCACCAACCGCGAACCCGTTTCCCTGGAGCATAATCAGCAAAAACAGCGGCCATTAGCGGATCGGCCAAGAGCCTATCTCACCTCGTTGGGGATTGCTGGGCAGGATGGGCAGATTTTGCAAAATGGCCGGCGCAAATTTCGCCAAATCAATAAATACATCGAGCTGATCAGTCATCTTTTACGCGAGCAGCCACTCGCCAAAGATGCCCGCATTGTGGATATGGGTTCAGGGAAAGGGTACCTCACTTTTGGCTTGTACGATTACCTCGTCAATGAAACCCACTTGCCCATCAAAATGACGGGGGTGGAACTGCGGCCCGATTTGGTGCAAACCTGCACCACCATAGCTCAGGAAAATAAATTTACGGGTTTAGAATTCTTAGCGGGTGATATTCATCAATACGAACCCGAGGGTGGTATTGATATGCTCATCGCCCTGCACGCCTGTGATACGGCTACCGACGAGGCCATCGCCAAAGGTATCCGAGCAGAGGCCCAGCTCATCATCGTAGCACCATGTTGTCACAAACAAGTGCGTAAAGCCATGCATCCGCCCGCAGGCCTGTTGCCCATGTTGCAGCACGGTATTCTGCTCGAGCGCCAGGCCGAAATGTTGACAGATGCTATTCGTAGCTTACTCCTGGAAGCACACGGCTATAAAACCAAAGTATTTGAGTTTATTGGCACCGAGCACACACCTAAAAATGTGATGATAACCGCTATAAAAAGCGAACCCAGACCCGCAGCCCAGGAAGAAATCCATCAACTAAAATCTCAGTTTGGTATCGAAAGACATCATCTAGAAGACCTTTTACTGGAAATAGAACATTAAACCCGACAAAGTCACTATTTTTAGCCTTCGCTAAAGTCCCTGTTTTCTTTTTATAGCACGGCTTTGCTGACCTCAACAGAACCAAATTATACCTGGCCACACTTAGTTGCACTAAGTGAAGGAATCACGTTGCACTGGACTCACCCAGCCAGCTTGCAGCAGCCAATAATTTGGGTTACTGACTAAGGAACAGCTACTATGAGATTGCATCTATTTTTCTACTTCTGCCTATTTATCTCCTTACCACTTGCTGCCCAGCTAACTTGTGAGGATGAATTTATCCTTACCGGAAACGCGACCCTGATAGGAGAATGTATCCGCCTCACGTCCAATGCAACCACTCAGCAAGGTTGTGCCTGGTTCAATGAAGAAACAGACTTCTCCCAACCATTTACGCATTCGATGACGGTTAACTTTGGCAACAGCAACAGCGGTGCGGACGGAATCTGTCTGGTTTATCAAGCCAACAGCTCTTCTACCTGTGGCATTAGTGGAGAAGGAATCGGTGCACAAGGTATTCCTAACTCTTTTATCGTTGAATTTGATACCTACCAAAACGGCAACTTAGGCGACCCCTTCAATGACCACGCCGCCATCAACATCAATGGTGATTTCACCAACACCATTGATGGGCCTATTGATTTGGGAAATATCGAAGATGGCAATGACCACGATGTGACTTTCAGCTGGGACCCTGCCTCCAATAGTTACGAAGTCTATTTTGATGGCATCCTGATATTGTCTGGCGTTTTTGACATCATCAACAATTGCTTTGGTGGCTCAGATATGGCCTTTTGGGGGTATACCTCTTCTACCGGTGGTGAAACCAATGAGCATACCGTCTGCCCTGGACTACCTCCGGAAGTAATTGCAGATGCGGGAAATATGGTAGAAATTCCTTGCCTTGGTGCCTTGGTCACCCTCGATGGAACCGGTTCGGATTCCGGCCCCGAGTTTGAGTACGAATGGACGACCAGCGATGGCAATATAGTTTCCGGTGAATTCACCGACATGCCCACTGTCGACGCCGAAGGGACCTATACCCTCACGGTTTACAACAACATCACTTTGTGCGAAAGCATGGACGAAGTTATTGTCGTTGTGAATGAATTGGAGGCCGATATCGATATTCCTCCCTACCTCGATTGTATTTCGGGAGAAATAACACTGGATGGCAGCAATTCTACTTCAGGTAATAATATCTCTTACGATTGGGCTACCAGCAATGGCTATATCGTAAGTACCAATGGCAACCAAGCCACCGTCAACGAACCCGGAGAATACATCCTTACCGTTATTTATGATGATGGGCAAGGGGGGTATTGTACGGAAGAAACCAGCGTCATCGTCGAAGACAATCCTGACGTGCCAGTGGCATTTGCGCTGGATGCGATCCTCACTTGCGATCCTCCCAGTGTGGAATTGGATGGCACGGGCTCTTCGGAAAGCAGTGTCTTTGACTACGAGTGGACCACCACCGACGGCCTTATCCTGGCGGGAGGTAATACCCTCTTTCCGCTGGTGGGCGCCGAAGGATTTTATACCTTAACGGTCATCAACAGCATTTCAGGGTGTACAGATGAGTACAGTGTTTATGTTGATGCCAACCAAGATATTCCCGACGCCATTGCCATTGTGGATGATGAGCTGGGGTGCGGAAGTTCAAGTCTGGTCATCGATGGAAGTCTTTCTTCTTTTGGTGATGAATTTTCCTACCAATGGACGACGACCAACGGCAATATCGTAGATGGCGCAACCGAACAATCTCCGGAAGTAAATCAACCTGGTGATTATACCTTGCTCGTGACCAATACAGAAAACGGCTGCACCGATGAAACAACCGTAACGGTGATGGGAGGTAACAATCCCGTTGTTGTCAATATTGCCGCACCTGCTGATCTGGACTGTGTGACAAACAGTGTTACACTCGACGGTTCGGGCAGTAGCCCCACCAGTGGAGTGACCTACAGCTGGACCACGACCAACGGCCAACTCTCTGGCCCCACGGATCAACCTACAGCCACCGCTACTGCGGCAGGGAATTACACCTTGGTTATCACGGAAACAGCCAGCGGTTGTACCAACATGGCGACGGTGAGTGTCAGCTCCAATACCACCCCACCTATCGCAGAAGCAGGAACGGCCATCCCTTTAGGTTGTGGAGATCCAAGTCAACAACTCAACGGCAGTGGCTCCTCCACCAATAACGTTACTTACCTCTGGAGCACCACAAATGGTACGATCATCAGCGGCGGCACCACGCTGACACCGCTGATAGGATCTGCAGGTACTTATGTTTTACAAGTCACCAATACTTTGAATGGCTGTACGGCTACCGATCAAGTTATCGTGGTTGGAGATGACGATACACCTGTAGTTCAAATCATATTGAACGACACCTTGGATTGTACTACCAGTTCCCTGGTGCTAAACGCCGCTGGGTCGACCTCAGGGATGGATTACAGTCAAGTCTGGTCGACCACCAATGGGCAATTTGTAAGTGGAACGGATGGCCTTCAGCCGGTTGTCGATCAGCCCGGCACTTATACCCTCACCATCACCGATACGACCAATGGTTGTAGCAATAGCGCTTCGGTAACTGTGGTAGAGAACACCCTCGTCCCTACGGCCGCGATTCTCCCTCCGGGTATGCTGAATTGCCAAACGACCAGTCTGGTATTAGATGGTACAGGGAGTAGCCAGGGGAGTGATTTTCAATACCTTTGGTCGACCGCCAACGGTCAAATCACCTCAGGGACTAACACCTCCTTGGTGACGATAGCAGCCCCAGGTGATTATCAGTTGTTAGTGACCAACACGAATAATAGTTGTTTTGCGACTGCTACCGTAACCGTTGCTCAAGATATAGCCTTACCCGACCTATCCATCCTGCCCATTGGTGAACTGACTTGTGTGCAGGAAGATATGATCATTACTGCCAGCTTGGGCACCTCGTTCCCTAACCCCGATTTCCAATGGACCACCACCAGTGGTACCATTTCAGGAAGTGACAGCACCGCCCAGATGCTGGCAACCAGTGCTGGAACGTATAGTGTGACCGTCGTGAACCCGGCCAACCAATGTAGCAGTACTGC is a window from the Lewinella sp. LCG006 genome containing:
- a CDS encoding ATP-binding protein produces the protein MNRITLSLFLVLFAILPAIGQKAAFVDSLQQMLLEITEDSVRVRILTEIAYEYWWDENFDKALPYAEEALDLAEKTGPRFLKILPYQALIDILYYQGEFEQVAIYLPKLQTLVEEAKDTTGMQFLYQTKAVLQDYVERPDSGLFYYQKALALNTSPKDTYMEASIYNNIGVIYLNIELYDRARSYLWKSNTNSKIIENDYLLSFTLLNLGYSYLEQALYDSAAYYLAEAHTYAIASEFKESLGNVLTYEGLLFLETGQIERAEEALNEAKEIFVTYGYKQNLGSLLPYLADLKFRQGKFDEALRLAKEADVINHPLHARPYLAVSAKVIANAYEQLGDSDNAIKFLRKYNDLKDTIHRNILLQQLATLEVEYRLTDTEAELAVIKSEKEKEQLKSQLRTYLLLIAALLLLVVIGAVWYLYAANREKTNHNKRLAAEVAARTADLKNSNEQLRDYIGELQNFTHVTSHDLKEPLRNISGFTSLLERRMAASLTDETLEFMELIRANAQQMHRLIEGIKFYSTLDPQGQHELEMEAINLSDMMEDTRTSLSALLQEKGGLITLTGDLNIIHTAPEVLQLVLKNIIENGLKYNRSEVPEVIVKATATENNYEIAISDNGIGIAKEFQDQIFQMFKRLHTRQEFEGTGMGLAICKKIIRRLGGEISIESEEGEGSTFLVQLPR
- a CDS encoding vancomycin high temperature exclusion protein; translation: MMKGLKIAMLLLLLIAAATILNYHYVEKQTAPYVFVDTEDIPVRKVGLVLGTSKYLANGQINLYYRYRIAAAYELFAAGKVKFLLLSGDNGTKAYNEPAQMREDLVKLGVPAERIYLDYAGFRTLDSVVRAREIFGQQSLTCISQPFHLARAIYLGRHQGLDINGYAAKEVTLSYGYSVILREYLARMKMQLDLLFGKTPKFLGEKITIE
- a CDS encoding YfiT family bacillithiol transferase, with amino-acid sequence MESQEQLSYPVGKFVPTSSPSIDTLTQWRQIIADFPARLRAETSDLTTEALAFRYRPGGWTIQQVVHHCADSHMNALVRFKLALTEEHPTINPYKEAAWAEMDDYQLPIEISLAILEGLHHRWVTLLEHMHTEQYQRSFFHPQHGIPFSLTLALDNYQWHCRHHLAHVQQAKQLKF
- a CDS encoding SAM-dependent methyltransferase codes for the protein MNHLSQAFNDQQLSKLTLSKNRSAQSDLKNVYGRLVLIKDEAHLSCTLRFATRDETKNFSLTEATAAIEKWLTEDFRQAELFTVTEQFSLMISKKGKGLLRTRTITNREPVSLEHNQQKQRPLADRPRAYLTSLGIAGQDGQILQNGRRKFRQINKYIELISHLLREQPLAKDARIVDMGSGKGYLTFGLYDYLVNETHLPIKMTGVELRPDLVQTCTTIAQENKFTGLEFLAGDIHQYEPEGGIDMLIALHACDTATDEAIAKGIRAEAQLIIVAPCCHKQVRKAMHPPAGLLPMLQHGILLERQAEMLTDAIRSLLLEAHGYKTKVFEFIGTEHTPKNVMITAIKSEPRPAAQEEIHQLKSQFGIERHHLEDLLLEIEH